Genomic segment of Syngnathus acus chromosome 10, fSynAcu1.2, whole genome shotgun sequence:
GGCAGTATGTGCAAAGTAGCAGTAACAGGAGGTGGTCTGTTTTCTTTGCCAAAGATGTTAGTCAGGTTGACTTTCCAGTATATGAATCGATAAACCACTGCTAGTTTCTTATTGGTTGCTATTGTCATGACGTTTCAGGATACacagctaaaaaataaaagtaaacaatTGCTATTACCTTACTGTGGCTCTGTATTAACTCTGTGCTATTATTAGCAATATGACAGGATTGTCCCCAAAGATGGAAATCTGTCCATGCAAACCTTCAACCTGAGTACAATACAGCATGGATTTTGAAAATCGGATGAAGCGTTTCATAGAAATTGAGGTTTTTGTGTGGGGTGATggggagtgtttttttttttcccctaatacaagaacaaacaaaacaagccagACGTGTTTTTACTGTCTCTCTCGTCAGATCTACAAATTTTATTAAACACAACACATTGATGTACTTGGCCATGCTGAATCcgatttttcatttattccaTTGGAAAATGCCCTTTTAAAGACCCAAATTAGTTTATATGAcaaagctgcaaaaaaaaaaaaaaaaaagacaaaggggTGCACTGCATTTCTTTTCCCAAACTAAAAATTGTGAATCTGGGCTATTCAAATTTTGACATATGAACCCcataatgtaatgtaaaaatgttGTACAAAAAACAGGCTTGATTGCCATGGTCAGAAAGACTTTGATAGATATTCCTGATTTCACATGTAGCGCTGTTTCTCAGGAACTACCTGATGTATTTggctgaaatgtatttttatgacTATTGAATGCAACTGTGATGTTTGGTGAGACACCATTAATTCTCCTTGATACTATATTCGCCTTAAATTGTATGATGCCTCCACAAATATTCTCTTTTGTAACATTGAGAGCAATATCATGGGACATTGGCATAATCAATGGTTGAAATATTATTTCCATTCACAGGAATGCCAAGTGTTCCGAATTGCCCGGAATTCATTATGGAAACCTTGTTAAGGAACTTTACGTGTCCCAgaaattggggggggggtaaaactTTAAACTCTGGCATTGTGCAGCTGTAGTCGATCCTTTAACTTTGTCTGGTGCTCGGCGAACCCCTTTGATTACCTGAAAGGTTTCCGCTATAAAAAGCTACAAGTAGCTTAAACGAGCCGGACTTCGAAGGTGGGCTCCTCAAAATTGCTGTGATGTTTCACACTTGCCCTAAAATAATTGACTTAAATAGCGCATATTAAACATTATGAGAGCGAATCACTCTGTAGAGtgaatttatttgttgtgAAACATGTTTGAAGTgcaaattattattgttattttaaatccTATCACGCACACTCATTGTTACTATTATACTGCAGAGTTGGTATTTGACTTGAGTAGGCAAAGTGTCAGAGTGGTTGACTGCTGTTTTGCAAAAACCAAATGGGATTTCAATCCCCTTCCCATATGTTTTTCAGGTCGAGTGAGGAGTCTCAGCACAGCCCTGTGGTCCCTCACCCACCTCACTGCCCTGCACCTCAGTGACAACTCATTGTCACGCATCCCGCCAGACATTGCCAAACTTCACAATTTGGTGTACCTGGATCTTTCATCCAACAAGATCAGGAGTCTGCCGGCAGAGCTCGGCATCATGGTGTCTCTCAGGTGAGCAGTCTcccattttttccattatccGTTCCGTTCATTTAGACAGATTGCCTTGAATTTTTCTGCATAAAGACATTTCAGACTATTCATTCCCCTTGTAGCaattagctttttttcttgtagaaATCCAGTCTCATTTGACTCTTCATGTGAATTAGATACTTGCCGCGAAGGAGAAAATGTTCATTCCTGTTGATTAAACATAAATGTTTTCCTTCCACAGGGAACTGCTTTTAAATAACAACCAGTTGCGGGTTCTGCCTTTTGAATTGGGAAAACTGTTTCAGTTACAAACTCTGGGGTTAAAAGGTGAGGAGCGAATTAATATCAGGCGTAGCCACCCGTTCcttgaaatgtcattttctcttcgtgcttttcttttccattctAGGAAACCCACTTGCACAAGAAATTATGAGCCTCTACCAGGAACCTGATGGCACGCGAAGACTGCTCAATTACTTGTTAGACAATCTGGCAGGGGCTATCAAGCGCAGTGAGTGGCCTTTCTTGAAACCCCATCCCTCCATATATCTGGCATTTCTGTCAGAATTGCCAATTTGTTAATACTTGGGTGAATTCTACATACATTTCACCTGATATCGCAaacccatttttttcctcttccagTACCAACAGAGCAGCCCCCGGCCCGATCGTGGATCTCTCTCCAGGAACCAGACAGAGCCCGGCCATCAGGTAACTCGGCAATCCTCATACTGAATTAGTACACTGTGCAAATTTTCCATGGTTAAATATTAGCCAACAAAACTGCAATGTATTTACATTATGGACAGAGGGCTGGCTTGTTTGGTGCAGAATAAAGGTCAAGCCTTCCCTCCCCTTCTGGTAGTAGCAGTGCTGTCTGTTGTTAATAATTACAACTAGGAACGCACAATATTTATCAGACTGATCATTTATCGGTCGATATTGGGGGAAAATGACGTCATGTCCCATCAATCGGGCAATGCAAAATAGGTCGATTTTGAAAGCCGCACCAAATACACTAATGTCCAAAGAGTTGAAGTCTCCTCGACTCTAaacaatatttacaatttaaaCATGGCGTGAAAATGTTGAACATTACGGACGAGATGACGCGACCAGCGAGACCCTCTGTGGGTCATTGTGGATTCTGTCTGGCAGACGGCGGCAAAAGTAACATAAACAAAAGCAGGCCAGCCGAGCTTCCCTGCACTTATCATACCGGACGAGATAGCCAATCAAGTTTGACCTCTGGATTGTAGGTGGCAGAGGTGCCGTAAAGAAAAGCGAGACAGCTTAGTTTAGATATCTGCTAACAGTACTGTATGTGACAACTGTGTCACAAAACACTGGGTAGTTTTTTTGACTGATAAATGGTCATttgtatgcatgtttttttttaacgtacAAAAACATTCACTCGCGCTGCTGTCCTCGCACAGACaccgcacacatacacatctGCGGTACGTTTTGTACAATTTTATTGCTCTTGTATCCActatattaaaaatgtattttaaaaaaaacttgtggGGTTGATAAAGCGCCATCAACGTCTCGAATGTTATATGCATGAGAGATTTTAGGAGTGCTCATCTCCTCACCGTGCTTTCCCCCTTGCAGCGCTGTTCTCGGTCATGTGCTACAATGTGTTGTGCGATAAGTACGCCACGAGGCAGCTGTACGGCTACTGCCCCTCTTGGGCTCTAAACTGGGAGTACAGGAAGAAGTCCATCATGCAAGAGATTATGGGCTGCAACGCAGACATCATCAGTTTGCAGGTGAGACATCTGCTATACTCCTCCCTTTAAATCTTTTTGCTCTgttgtttaaatgttttccGGTGTATGTGCCACCTTCTGTCTCCTTGTGAAACATAGGAAGTGGAGACAGAGCAGTACTACAATTATTTCTTGCCAGAACTAAAGGAGCAGGGTTACGACGGGTTCTTCAGTCCAAAGTCGCGAGCTCGGACCATGTCAGAGTCGGACCGAAAACATGTGGACGGATGTGCAATTTTCTACAAGACAGAAAAGTACGTTGTCAATGGTTTTCTAAGAGTTCAGAATTCTGCATGCCTTAATatggttgtttttctgtctGAACAATTCACCCAAACATGGAGTTATTGTGATTTGAAGTTGCCACTTAAGTGtagtgaaatatttaaaaaatggagcaaCTAAGATGCTGTAAAGCCCTCTCGTGTGCAAGGAGAGCCACAGTCGACGATGCGCTTTGAGCCGATGGTTCAATGGAacggtcaagtcaagtttatatAGCCCTCACTCacagaaacaaagaaacaagtcaaaggcacaaataaaaaatgaggaCACCAAAAAGAAGCCACTGTCTTACACCCAGCCATTCATACTGAACTAGGCTACGTCTGACTAATAGTTTAATAATTGGTTAATCAGTTGATTAAGTAttaatttccattttaaaaaaacgggacattttaaattgacaGTGCAGAAAATGATACAATTATCATCCAGTTCCTGGTTTGGTTTGTATCATGTCAGAAAATTAGTCAAAATCTTGATACTTGTTTTCCAATTTGCAAGTTACAGAATGTGTGCAATGGAGCTAATCAATATTGCTGAACTACTATTActactaccccccccccccccccacacacacacaaatgctatACCAAAATAATTGGTTGCATTtcatagaagaagaaaaaaattcacttaTGATCCAATTAGTCGATGAATTGCGACTAGGATGGGTGACTAGTCTTAGCAAACTAATCGTTTGTTGCGGGGGCAACCTTACTTGACACACCTTAATGATTAATCCCCGCCATGTCCCCCTGCATTTGTTCATGTCCAGGTTCAGTGCAGTGCAGAAGCACACAGTAGAATTTAATCAACTGGCAATGGCTAACTCAGAAGGCTCAGAGGCCATGTTGAATCGTGTGATGACCAAGGACAACATTGGGGTCGCCGTACTGCTTGAAGTCCGCAAAGAGATGATGGAAATCTCCTGTGAGTACCCGCTACCTTCCTCCATATGCTTCTGTAGTCTTGTCTTACTTGCAGCACGCTGTTTTTTCAGCCGGCAAGTTGCTGCATGGCATGGAGAAGCAGCTTCTGCTGGTGGCCAACGCCCACATGCACTGGGACCCCGAGTACTCTGACGTCAAGCTGGTTCAGACCATGATGTTCCTGTCGGAAGTGAAGAACATTGTGGACAAGGCGACGCGCAGCCTCAAGTTGTCCTCTGTCTCTGGTGAAACCAATGGCATTCCGCTGGTGCTCTGCGCTGACCTCAACTCTTTGCCCGATTCTGGTATGTGGCACTTCGGTTTACTACGTGTGCTCGTAATAGGTTGCTTGACAAATCGATATTAAAACGAGGACAACAAGACGATATCATGATCACTTTTCAAACATGAGTAAATTTGAGGAGTCCCACATCACAATTTACACAAATAACCTTAGCATACCTAAATCACAAGGTTGTTcacatattttgattttgctcAGTTCTCAAGAGGCTTTCTGTCTCCCAATGCAGGCGTGGTTGAGTACTTAAGTACGGGTGGAGTGGACTGCACCCACAAGGACTTCAAGGAGCTTCGCTACAGCGACAGCCTGACCAAATTCAATTGCAACGGCAAGAGCAGCACGTCCAACGGCAGGATCACCCATGGCTTCAAGCTGAAAAGCGCTTACGAGAACGGCCTGATGCCTTACACCAACTACACATTTGACTTCAAGGTAAGAATTTTGACTTACAGATAGTCTAGGTATCATTTATGGTTTCAGGTAAAACAATCCTTTGACACAGCGGCatagaaataaatgcaaaaaataagattaaataaatgactatCACGCTGATTGTGGCAGCTCATCGCTGCTTAGACGTCtcctcaaaaaagaaaatagcccATTACTGGCAAAAAAACAGTAATTCGCGGTTAATGAAACCTTGAGTAAAATCATGGAAACTTGTCAAACTTGCCCGTCGATCACCTTTAACCTCGGGTGACGCGTGACTGCGCATCACAAGAAGTTGTAAGCCGTCAGCAGTCACTTGCAGCTAGCAATCAGTTGCtaagagatttttttgtttgtttgatctGCAATGCAAAGATTTGGAGTGGCATGTTAAAACGATACACGCCAGCTACAATATGGATGTTACTGTGAAAATGTCTTTCACTCGCTACAAAGGTGTCACTGTCTCAGTTTCCCACAGAAATTTCCTCTTGCATTTGGTTAGTTTTCCTGTTCCACACATATCAATGGGAAGTTATGGCTGTTGGTCATCATGATATGCATGTGTTTATCAACAAGACAAGACGACAAGAAAAAATGTTGTGCAGTCAGTTTGCTGCAGGCTGGAAGAGGTGTGTGGGTTTGTGATGTTGACGCTGATCTGGTTATTTGCAGGAGGTTGGCCGCattggtgttttttgttttgcgttTGAAAATTCCTACTGTGTAAGCAGTCTTAGAATGCACCTCATGTCTCGTGCATGATTTGAGTCTTGTCAACAAGGCCAATTAGGGATGCCCCGATCCGGTATTCTATATCACAATCGGCTCCGGATGCAGCTTTTTTTGTGATTATCGGACGCAATCTGATTCAATCACAGGATGGGGCAGATCCCTTTTCAAGTTTTTACATAATGCCAATATGTCTGCTGTGTGGAATTatgtttcacaacaacaaaacagcgGCCTGCAATTGCTGTAAGCAAGCGGTTTCCCGTGGAGTGATTTCATGACTTTAcaccagtgcttctcaaatagtggaGTGAGACCCCTTTGGCGGTGCGATGCCCCATGTGACCTAGGGGTGCAACAATACAAATAACACACGGTACAGTCTGTACCTTGGGTTTTGCGCCTCAGTTTCGGTTCGCCTTtcagcatcagcagcagctttttttttttttttttgtaaatgattTTGAGACTTTAAAAACATGACGCAAAATTTGCAACCATACCGTTGCTGGTACAGTTGGATTGTAATGACAATCTAAAACTACATATAGTGTTAAAGCAcaatttaatgtttatttagTAATTCTCTACTACATGGAGACAAAGGCTCCAGTTAAACTGAAGgaggaaatggaaaagaaacaagTACAATGCACTCCTAGGGTGCGGTCAGGCAAGCTTCTGAAGCCGATCCATTCCACAGTGGCCCTGACACATGTTGCTTTCGGCTGCACGCCAGCCCCTTCTGTCACAGTTCGGGTGCTTTTGAcaattttaaaagaaatattgaaGAAGCAAGCGTGTTTTGCTTTCAGCATATTTATAACATTTGTACTGGTCTGCTCAGCCGGTTTCAGTGAACTTTGAATGTTGCAACGGACATAGTCAAACCCTGCTTCATCCTTGTTCCTCACTCTCTCGGCTTGACAGATCAACCCCCGCAGTTAAACCAACTGTTCCGTTagtgttatttttacttttaattatttctttGAAAGATTGGGGCCCTGCTGTACTGTACAGGAATAATATCAATGACTTTGGCGATTGATTTCAACTTGACTT
This window contains:
- the LOC119128663 gene encoding CCR4-NOT transcription complex subunit 6, encoding MPKEKYDPPDPRRMYTIMSSEEAANGKKSYWAELEISGRVRSLSTALWSLTHLTALHLSDNSLSRIPPDIAKLHNLVYLDLSSNKIRSLPAELGIMVSLRELLLNNNQLRVLPFELGKLFQLQTLGLKGNPLAQEIMSLYQEPDGTRRLLNYLLDNLAGAIKRIPTEQPPARSWISLQEPDRARPSALFSVMCYNVLCDKYATRQLYGYCPSWALNWEYRKKSIMQEIMGCNADIISLQEVETEQYYNYFLPELKEQGYDGFFSPKSRARTMSESDRKHVDGCAIFYKTEKFSAVQKHTVEFNQLAMANSEGSEAMLNRVMTKDNIGVAVLLEVRKEMMEISSGKLLHGMEKQLLLVANAHMHWDPEYSDVKLVQTMMFLSEVKNIVDKATRSLKLSSVSGETNGIPLVLCADLNSLPDSGVVEYLSTGGVDCTHKDFKELRYSDSLTKFNCNGKSSTSNGRITHGFKLKSAYENGLMPYTNYTFDFKGVIDYIFYSKPHLNVLGILGPLDPHWLVDNNVSGCPHPHIPSDHFSLFSQLELLLPNVPPQVNGLHLPARR